One genomic region from Spirulina subsalsa PCC 9445 encodes:
- a CDS encoding hybrid sensor histidine kinase/response regulator: MNQDDLKTVENTFLAESQDLLQGMEEDLLKMEESDSVEERLEAVKRLFRSAHSIKGGAAMFGFDCLSEGAHLLEDSFALLRDKTNLADLSLDLFTQLLQGIDQLKILLQQASQHQPPDSQTLTLFEQIKQHLEQEFCEEEQESWLGESPLNNDLVQTIFAQEIVPILSRFETEVSQATEEDLEKTLCALNQIYYNLSGMAGVLQIDKFSELLIPLEALLEQSDLSLDEFQQRGWRIVQELEKARQAILQEQARVTVRELVEQKPHKSRAEMTVKRPTPEPIQPLETTPIILEESAPSTPWQRPTIRVDLEHLTELVNLVGELVINRTQLEAQETQLKAEAKRIRRSIFELNQFGSELREEYDRLSVTPGGEMGENRPKNAPIHGLDPLEMDEYSEFHSTAQSVIETTGAIAQSAGKIDELASQLDHSTDQLRRITEQLRAKVIQLRVVPFSRCVDHLSRALRELSRLHHKDVNLLLLGRDTKIDESLVDALRMPLLHLLRNAFDHGIEPPPERTKLGKPPTGQIEIAAYHQGGQTIITIQDDGRGIDPEKIRQTAINKGFITPEQAPSLPLTDLYDLLFWPGFSTTDTTTSLSGRGVGLDIVRSSLRQVRGSVKLDSRQGKGTTFILKLPLILSITNALLVRVEHNTLAIPLDAVEELLYIDGEDLQMAGTQSMLGWRSEFIRLTRLQDLIHYALPLSDEPSPDPLTQDKIPVVVLACDEGILAIAVERIIGQQEIVVKPLPAPLPKPHGLLGTTILGDGSVILILDIDELIADFNPHNPAEIAIQEVSTLDTPRITPSAPHILVVDDSYTIRQLLALTLKRARYQVELAKDGQEAWEKLQGGVACDLMIADIEMPRLDGFELLEQLKTHPQFRRIPVAMLTSRSGIKHRQRATELGAVHYFTKPYNEAQLLATLSEILSHDGL, encoded by the coding sequence ATGAACCAGGATGATCTTAAAACAGTTGAAAACACATTTCTTGCAGAAAGTCAAGACCTTTTACAAGGAATGGAAGAAGACTTATTAAAAATGGAAGAAAGCGACTCCGTAGAGGAACGCTTAGAGGCTGTGAAAAGACTGTTCCGGTCGGCTCATTCGATTAAAGGGGGGGCGGCGATGTTTGGCTTTGACTGCCTTTCAGAGGGAGCGCACTTGTTAGAGGATAGCTTTGCCCTATTGCGAGATAAAACTAATCTAGCCGATTTGTCTTTAGACCTCTTCACCCAACTTTTACAGGGCATTGATCAACTTAAAATTCTACTCCAACAGGCCAGCCAACATCAACCCCCCGATTCCCAAACCCTAACCCTTTTTGAGCAGATTAAACAACACCTAGAACAGGAATTTTGCGAAGAAGAACAGGAATCTTGGTTAGGGGAAAGCCCCCTCAATAATGACTTAGTTCAGACCATTTTTGCTCAAGAAATTGTCCCCATTTTGAGCCGCTTTGAAACCGAAGTTTCCCAAGCTACCGAAGAGGATTTAGAAAAAACTCTCTGCGCCTTAAACCAAATTTACTACAACTTATCAGGCATGGCGGGGGTTTTGCAAATTGACAAATTTAGTGAACTCTTAATCCCCCTCGAAGCCTTATTAGAACAGTCCGATTTAAGTTTAGATGAATTTCAACAACGGGGCTGGAGAATTGTCCAGGAACTGGAAAAAGCCAGACAAGCCATCTTACAGGAACAAGCGCGGGTAACTGTCCGGGAACTGGTGGAGCAAAAGCCCCATAAATCCCGGGCTGAAATGACTGTAAAACGCCCAACTCCCGAACCGATTCAACCCCTAGAAACGACCCCCATTATTTTAGAAGAATCTGCCCCTTCTACCCCTTGGCAACGCCCCACTATTCGGGTAGATTTAGAACACTTAACCGAGTTAGTCAATTTAGTGGGAGAATTGGTGATTAATCGCACCCAATTAGAAGCCCAAGAAACCCAACTGAAAGCCGAAGCGAAACGGATTCGTCGCAGTATTTTTGAGTTAAATCAGTTTGGCAGTGAACTGCGGGAGGAGTATGATCGTTTGAGTGTTACTCCGGGGGGAGAAATGGGGGAAAATCGCCCGAAAAACGCCCCGATTCATGGCCTCGATCCCTTGGAAATGGACGAATACAGCGAGTTCCATAGTACCGCTCAGTCAGTCATTGAAACCACAGGTGCGATCGCCCAATCCGCCGGAAAAATCGACGAACTCGCCAGCCAACTAGACCACAGCACCGATCAACTACGACGCATTACCGAACAATTACGCGCTAAAGTGATTCAACTGCGCGTTGTCCCCTTTAGTCGCTGTGTAGACCACCTCTCCCGCGCCCTACGAGAACTTAGCCGCCTCCACCACAAAGACGTAAATCTGCTGTTATTAGGGCGAGACACCAAAATTGATGAAAGTCTCGTCGATGCCCTGCGGATGCCCCTGTTACACCTCTTACGCAACGCCTTTGATCATGGGATCGAACCCCCCCCAGAACGGACAAAATTAGGTAAACCCCCCACCGGACAGATTGAAATTGCCGCCTATCATCAAGGGGGGCAAACCATTATTACCATTCAGGATGACGGCCGGGGAATTGATCCCGAAAAAATCCGGCAAACCGCTATAAACAAGGGATTCATCACCCCTGAACAAGCGCCATCCCTCCCCCTCACGGATCTTTATGACCTCCTCTTCTGGCCCGGATTCAGCACCACCGACACCACCACCTCCCTATCCGGGCGAGGAGTCGGTTTAGATATCGTGCGGAGTAGTCTCCGTCAAGTGCGCGGCAGCGTCAAACTGGACTCGCGACAGGGTAAAGGCACCACCTTCATCCTGAAATTGCCCCTTATCCTCTCCATTACCAACGCCCTCCTTGTGCGGGTGGAACACAACACCCTCGCCATTCCCCTCGATGCGGTGGAAGAATTGCTCTATATTGACGGCGAGGATTTACAAATGGCCGGCACCCAGTCGATGTTAGGGTGGCGTTCTGAATTTATCCGTCTCACGCGCTTACAGGACTTAATCCACTACGCCTTACCCCTGAGTGATGAACCTTCCCCAGATCCCCTCACCCAAGATAAAATCCCCGTGGTGGTGTTAGCCTGTGATGAGGGGATTTTAGCCATTGCCGTAGAACGAATTATCGGACAACAGGAAATTGTCGTCAAACCCCTCCCCGCCCCCTTACCGAAACCCCACGGCCTCCTCGGCACGACTATTTTAGGGGATGGTTCCGTGATTCTGATTTTGGATATTGATGAACTGATTGCCGATTTTAACCCCCACAATCCGGCCGAAATTGCCATTCAGGAAGTCTCTACCCTCGACACCCCCCGCATCACCCCCAGCGCCCCTCATATCCTCGTGGTGGATGATTCCTATACCATCCGCCAACTCCTCGCCCTGACCTTAAAGCGGGCGCGCTATCAGGTAGAGTTAGCGAAAGACGGCCAAGAGGCTTGGGAAAAACTACAAGGGGGGGTTGCCTGTGATTTAATGATTGCAGATATTGAAATGCCCCGTTTAGATGGTTTTGAATTACTCGAACAGCTTAAAACTCACCCCCAATTCCGACGGATTCCCGTGGCTATGTTGACCTCTCGCAGTGGCATCAAACATCGACAACGGGCGACCGAATTGGGGGCGGTTCACTACTTCACGAAGCCCTATAATGAGGCGCAATTATTAGCCACCTTGAGCGAAATTCTCAGCCATGACGGACTTTAA
- a CDS encoding chemotaxis protein CheW translates to MTDFKRRFQAKKQQTPIPTQKVLVFGWGFEQYAIAIEQVLRIVTDFTPHGQLNNGHSLVKYQNDVITLLNLQTLFPQVPPPTATPYLLICQRSHRQTTPDYIGIPLTEMPKVLDIPRPQFAPLPPSYDTQQELKAIEQVIYPEQGGIIFYLNPAYLGLAE, encoded by the coding sequence ATGACGGACTTTAAGCGGCGCTTCCAAGCCAAAAAGCAACAAACCCCTATCCCGACCCAGAAAGTGCTGGTTTTCGGCTGGGGTTTTGAACAATATGCGATCGCCATTGAACAAGTCTTGCGCATCGTCACCGACTTTACCCCCCACGGACAACTGAACAACGGCCATAGTTTAGTCAAGTATCAAAACGATGTGATCACCCTCCTCAATCTTCAGACCCTTTTTCCCCAAGTTCCCCCCCCGACAGCTACGCCTTACCTCCTGATTTGTCAAAGGTCCCACCGTCAAACTACCCCGGATTATATCGGCATCCCCCTAACTGAAATGCCCAAAGTTTTAGACATCCCCCGGCCTCAATTTGCCCCCCTTCCTCCCTCCTATGACACCCAACAAGAACTAAAGGCCATTGAACAAGTGATTTATCCTGAACAAGGGGGCATTATTTTTTATCTCAATCCGGCCTATTTAGGGCTTGCTGAATAA
- a CDS encoding chemotaxis protein CheW produces MTIVSSPQQYVLFTQGQSAFAIELKAVREVLKLSAQTITPVPNTLTFVLGLTNLRGEIITVTDFGCFIGEEAVKRQDEEARILVVELPHPQDVQLPRIRMGIAVAQVEGVQSLHPEQIVSHLEVGEALVPILRGLYDHHHRLLMILESEAIAQKFLSNT; encoded by the coding sequence GTGACTATAGTTAGTTCTCCGCAACAGTATGTCCTGTTTACCCAAGGACAAAGCGCCTTTGCCATTGAACTAAAAGCCGTCCGCGAAGTTTTAAAACTTTCTGCACAAACCATTACCCCCGTTCCCAATACCCTGACTTTTGTTTTAGGTTTAACTAATTTGCGGGGAGAGATTATTACAGTCACAGATTTCGGTTGCTTTATAGGGGAAGAAGCGGTAAAACGTCAGGATGAAGAGGCGCGAATTTTGGTGGTGGAATTGCCTCACCCCCAAGACGTGCAACTGCCCAGAATCCGTATGGGGATTGCTGTTGCCCAAGTCGAGGGAGTGCAGAGTTTGCACCCAGAACAAATCGTCTCCCACTTAGAAGTTGGGGAAGCATTAGTCCCCATTTTACGAGGACTCTATGATCATCATCATCGTTTGTTGATGATACTCGAATCTGAAGCGATCGCCCAAAAATTCCTATCCAATACCTAA
- a CDS encoding PQQ-dependent sugar dehydrogenase: MIQPLMVSSLLGVFFLMACATPPENLGNATNGGAPENTLATDSESSPISLNRDWQRTTVVENLEHPWGLAWLPDGTMLITERPGRLRIVRDGVLDPTPVAGLPEMFPFRQGGLLDIVVHPRFAENSLIYFTYSHGTQEANGVRVARGELRGNTLENVEVIFQASPLKSGGQHFGSRMLWLPDETLLVSIGDGGNPPLQLDGELIRLQAQNRGSHLGTIVRINDDGSIPSDNPWVEDSDSDPAVWSYGHRNIQGLAIDAQRGQVWSTEHGSRGGDELNPMAEGENYGWPLVTHSREYTGGRISDLQSHPDMVDPEIVWTPAIAPSGLAVHQGDLFAGGLVSEAVHHIQLNDSGEVVDQRAIPIGQRVRDVRESPDGSLYVLTDSPQGQLIRLE, encoded by the coding sequence ATGATTCAACCGCTTATGGTTAGTAGCTTACTGGGGGTCTTTTTCTTAATGGCCTGTGCTACCCCACCGGAGAACCTCGGCAACGCTACCAATGGGGGAGCGCCAGAAAATACCCTCGCCACGGATTCTGAGTCCTCCCCTATCTCCCTCAATCGGGACTGGCAAAGAACAACCGTTGTTGAAAATTTAGAGCATCCTTGGGGATTGGCTTGGCTACCCGATGGGACAATGCTGATTACTGAGCGCCCAGGACGCTTGCGGATAGTGCGGGATGGGGTTCTTGACCCGACTCCAGTGGCGGGACTGCCGGAGATGTTCCCCTTCCGTCAGGGGGGATTATTGGATATTGTGGTTCATCCTCGCTTTGCGGAAAATTCCCTAATTTATTTTACCTATTCCCACGGAACGCAGGAGGCGAATGGGGTTCGAGTGGCGCGAGGGGAATTGAGGGGGAATACTTTAGAAAATGTAGAGGTGATTTTTCAAGCTTCACCCTTAAAGTCAGGAGGCCAGCATTTTGGCTCCCGTATGCTTTGGCTGCCCGATGAGACGCTGCTAGTCAGCATTGGAGATGGGGGTAATCCTCCCTTACAACTTGATGGGGAACTCATTCGCCTACAGGCGCAAAATCGAGGGAGTCATCTGGGAACTATTGTCCGGATTAATGATGATGGTTCGATTCCGAGTGATAATCCTTGGGTGGAGGATTCCGACAGTGACCCAGCCGTTTGGAGTTATGGCCATCGCAATATTCAGGGATTGGCGATTGATGCTCAAAGGGGTCAGGTGTGGTCTACGGAACATGGATCTCGGGGGGGAGATGAGTTAAACCCTATGGCAGAGGGTGAGAATTATGGCTGGCCGTTAGTCACCCATAGTCGGGAATATACGGGGGGGCGGATTTCTGACCTGCAATCCCATCCGGATATGGTTGACCCGGAAATTGTTTGGACTCCGGCGATCGCACCTTCGGGATTAGCGGTACATCAAGGGGATTTGTTTGCCGGAGGATTGGTGTCTGAAGCGGTGCATCATATCCAACTCAATGATTCCGGTGAGGTGGTGGATCAACGAGCGATTCCCATTGGTCAGCGAGTGCGGGATGTGCGGGAAAGTCCCGATGGTTCTCTCTATGTCTTAACCGATTCCCCCCAAGGTCAGTTAATTCGACTCGAGTGA
- a CDS encoding response regulator transcription factor, which translates to MKPKILIVDDLTAELAAIAQAFSPENYHVLQAKDGDQALSLIEQENPDLVILDVIMPKINGFEVIREIRSNPKTEKLPVVFCSQKNTEIDKTWGMDLGADAYVSKPFDPQQLREIVNRLLMA; encoded by the coding sequence ATGAAACCTAAAATTTTAATTGTTGATGATTTGACGGCTGAATTAGCCGCTATAGCTCAAGCTTTTTCCCCTGAAAATTATCATGTTTTACAGGCAAAAGACGGAGATCAGGCTTTAAGTTTAATTGAACAAGAAAATCCAGATCTAGTAATTTTAGATGTAATTATGCCTAAAATTAATGGTTTTGAGGTTATTCGTGAGATTCGAAGTAATCCAAAAACGGAAAAACTTCCGGTTGTTTTTTGCTCTCAAAAAAACACAGAAATTGATAAAACTTGGGGAATGGATTTAGGAGCAGATGCTTACGTCTCTAAACCCTTTGACCCCCAACAATTACGGGAAATTGTTAATCGCTTGTTAATGGCTTAA
- a CDS encoding response regulator, with product MTKPPEQSSDLMVYKVLAVDDSVAIQDLIRQILKKKYQVFTASNTVEALGILYHEKVNLMLLDISLPGVDGLELCRIIRKNALYKNLPIIMVTSRNSLSDKLEGKMAGASEYLTKPFDPQHLLKTVETLMPQATRI from the coding sequence ATGACAAAACCCCCTGAGCAATCCTCTGATTTGATGGTATATAAAGTATTAGCGGTTGATGATAGTGTTGCCATCCAAGACTTGATCCGACAGATTCTTAAGAAAAAATATCAGGTTTTTACAGCCAGTAATACAGTGGAAGCCCTAGGAATTCTGTACCACGAGAAAGTAAATTTAATGCTATTAGATATTTCTTTGCCGGGGGTTGATGGATTAGAACTTTGCCGTATTATTCGGAAGAATGCCTTGTATAAAAATTTACCCATTATTATGGTGACATCGCGGAATAGCTTATCGGACAAGCTAGAGGGAAAAATGGCGGGTGCATCGGAATATTTAACTAAACCCTTTGATCCCCAACACCTTCTTAAAACGGTTGAAACATTAATGCCCCAAGCCACCAGAATATGA
- a CDS encoding methyltransferase domain-containing protein, with translation MAGSELKADAWIKEYITPWDVYEHGITQVFAYKKTQYQEMFIVETGVYGKALVLDGKWQTCTGDEFLYHEPLIHPAFICHGSPKKALVLGGGDGAAVREILRWNTIERVVMVDIDGDVVNACKEHLVDLHQNSFSDPRLELIIGDAVAYLENCSEQWDVVVSDLSDAIEDGPSFALFTQEYFEKIKNVLAPNGYFVIQAGAVSVGELGFHANLVNTVKTIFSSVVSYCSPVPTYGAPWGFALASNQPINTRPEPEEVDRLLAEKTKGGFRLIDGITLLGLMQTPSYIRRAITDATEVFTLKNPPKWFGKGVTK, from the coding sequence ATGGCAGGCAGTGAACTAAAAGCGGATGCTTGGATTAAGGAATATATCACCCCTTGGGATGTCTATGAACATGGGATTACTCAGGTTTTTGCCTACAAAAAAACCCAGTATCAAGAAATGTTCATTGTGGAAACGGGAGTCTATGGTAAGGCTTTAGTTTTAGATGGCAAATGGCAAACCTGCACCGGGGATGAGTTTCTCTATCATGAACCCTTAATTCACCCCGCTTTCATCTGTCATGGTTCCCCGAAAAAAGCTTTAGTTTTGGGGGGAGGAGATGGTGCAGCCGTGCGGGAAATTCTGCGCTGGAATACCATTGAACGAGTGGTTATGGTGGATATTGATGGGGATGTAGTTAATGCCTGTAAGGAACACTTGGTAGACCTTCATCAAAATTCTTTTTCTGACCCCCGTTTAGAGTTAATTATTGGCGATGCGGTGGCCTATTTAGAGAATTGTTCGGAACAGTGGGATGTGGTGGTTTCTGACCTATCGGATGCCATTGAAGATGGGCCGTCTTTTGCTTTATTTACTCAGGAGTATTTCGAGAAGATTAAAAATGTCTTAGCTCCGAACGGTTATTTTGTCATCCAAGCGGGTGCGGTTTCGGTGGGTGAATTAGGCTTTCATGCTAATTTAGTCAACACCGTTAAGACTATTTTTAGTAGTGTGGTGTCTTATTGTTCTCCGGTGCCAACCTATGGGGCGCCTTGGGGGTTTGCTTTAGCGTCCAATCAACCGATTAATACTCGTCCTGAACCGGAAGAAGTGGATCGTTTATTAGCGGAAAAAACTAAGGGAGGTTTTCGTTTAATTGATGGAATTACGCTGTTAGGATTGATGCAAACTCCTTCTTATATTCGACGTGCTATTACAGACGCAACGGAGGTGTTTACATTAAAAAACCCCCCAAAGTGGTTTGGTAAAGGAGTAACGAAATAA
- a CDS encoding methyl-accepting chemotaxis protein, with amino-acid sequence MSDLIENVNSFFGGEFMPHGLCFLWKPQLISLHLLSDALIALSYFSIPILLIYFVRKRTDLPFSRLILLFGVFIISCGLTHVMGIWTLWFPNYWISGGIKGFCALVSVYTAFEMVPFLPQALSFKSPAELEALNEVLQKEVLEREKAEIALKLERERLFSLLDGLPAFFYLEGADNQVNFTNRQFREEFGSSTNKPPAESRTQQVITSQQAQMWEWQNPSNQKQYQIHHYPFQDSDGSVLVAVMGIDVSERKEAERRLEKIATERQAEAESLTQQVVKLLGEIKGAARGDLTVRAQVTNDILGAVADSFNYLVSELRKVVNGIQKLAADVNQGVSDSISNTSQLVDQATVQATQIEASLEQVEQMVASIKEVSNAAQRASEVAQESASTAEAGGEAVDRAVQGINELRRTIADTAKMMKRLGESSQQVGKIVTSISQIASQTNLLALNATIEAARAGEQGLGFAVVAEEVRKLAERSAEATEEISEIVGAIQKEIGSVMEAMETGTQEVVEGTQLAAQAKTHLSQIIEVSREMNGLIQHITQAASRQVVFAEEISGTMGGVNRIALNTTQKVQTVTHSLDSLGSAVKELQRSVTKFQS; translated from the coding sequence ATGAGTGATTTGATTGAAAACGTGAACTCCTTTTTCGGTGGGGAATTTATGCCCCATGGACTGTGCTTTCTCTGGAAACCTCAACTCATCAGTTTACACCTTCTCTCAGATGCCCTAATTGCCCTCTCCTATTTTTCCATCCCCATCCTGTTAATTTATTTCGTGAGAAAACGCACAGATTTACCCTTTTCTCGCTTAATTCTACTGTTCGGAGTTTTCATTATCTCCTGTGGACTGACTCACGTTATGGGGATTTGGACATTGTGGTTTCCCAACTATTGGATTTCGGGAGGCATCAAAGGGTTTTGCGCCCTCGTTTCCGTCTATACAGCCTTTGAGATGGTGCCATTTTTACCTCAAGCCTTATCCTTTAAAAGTCCCGCCGAATTAGAAGCCCTTAATGAGGTGTTACAGAAAGAAGTTTTGGAACGGGAAAAAGCAGAAATTGCCTTAAAACTAGAGCGAGAACGGCTTTTTTCCTTACTAGATGGTTTACCCGCCTTTTTTTATTTAGAAGGAGCAGATAATCAGGTTAATTTTACCAATCGGCAGTTTCGGGAAGAGTTCGGCAGCAGCACCAATAAACCGCCCGCCGAAAGTCGCACCCAACAAGTGATAACCAGCCAACAAGCCCAGATGTGGGAGTGGCAAAATCCCAGCAATCAGAAACAGTATCAAATCCATCACTATCCCTTCCAAGATAGTGATGGTTCAGTTTTAGTGGCGGTGATGGGAATTGATGTGAGTGAGCGGAAAGAAGCCGAAAGACGCTTAGAAAAAATTGCCACTGAACGGCAAGCAGAAGCAGAGTCTTTAACCCAACAAGTGGTTAAATTATTAGGTGAAATTAAAGGGGCAGCGCGAGGGGACTTAACCGTTCGGGCGCAAGTGACCAATGATATTTTAGGGGCTGTGGCTGACTCCTTTAATTATTTAGTTAGTGAGTTGCGCAAGGTGGTTAATGGAATTCAAAAATTAGCCGCAGACGTGAATCAAGGGGTGTCGGATTCTATTAGCAATACATCCCAGTTAGTGGACCAAGCCACGGTTCAAGCCACGCAAATTGAGGCATCTTTAGAACAAGTAGAACAGATGGTGGCCTCGATTAAGGAAGTCTCTAACGCGGCACAACGGGCCTCGGAAGTAGCCCAAGAGTCGGCCAGCACCGCCGAAGCAGGGGGAGAGGCGGTAGACCGCGCTGTACAAGGGATTAATGAGTTGCGGCGCACCATTGCTGATACAGCTAAGATGATGAAGCGCCTCGGGGAGTCTTCCCAACAGGTGGGGAAAATTGTCACGTCTATTTCTCAAATTGCCTCCCAGACTAATTTGTTGGCCTTGAATGCCACCATTGAAGCGGCAAGGGCGGGGGAACAGGGATTAGGCTTTGCGGTAGTGGCGGAGGAGGTGCGTAAGTTAGCGGAACGTTCTGCTGAAGCGACGGAGGAGATTTCTGAGATTGTGGGGGCGATTCAGAAGGAAATCGGCAGCGTAATGGAGGCAATGGAAACGGGGACTCAGGAGGTGGTAGAAGGGACGCAATTAGCGGCGCAAGCCAAGACTCATTTAAGTCAAATTATTGAGGTGAGTCGAGAAATGAATGGTTTAATTCAACATATTACCCAAGCGGCCAGTCGTCAGGTGGTTTTTGCGGAGGAAATTTCCGGCACGATGGGAGGGGTAAATCGGATTGCGTTAAATACAACCCAAAAGGTGCAAACTGTCACCCATTCTTTAGATAGTTTGGGGAGTGCGGTCAAAGAGTTACAACGGTCTGTGACTAAGTTTCAATCTTAA